The following proteins come from a genomic window of Sesamum indicum cultivar Zhongzhi No. 13 linkage group LG10, S_indicum_v1.0, whole genome shotgun sequence:
- the LOC105172845 gene encoding uncharacterized protein LOC105172845, whose amino-acid sequence MAHYMYAMGMKCGSGGLLVLLAAAAFACMFAAATPTKNCTTGYNAGSTAWNHTNSGFWGFAGRKNATLGSSRRIIVGGSEQNWRFGFNYTDWAIKNAPFYLNDTLVFKYDPPNDTTFPHSVYLLPNFWSFQNCDLKRAKKIGEVSDGGGDGFEFVLKRWQPHYFACGERDGFHCKVGLMKFGVWPLIPGYN is encoded by the exons ATGGCACACTATATGTATGCAATGGGCATGAAATGTGGATCGGGAGGGCTACTTGTTCTTCTTGCGGCTGCTGCATTTGCATGCATGTTTGCTGCTGCAACGCCAACCAAGAACTGCACTACTGGTTACAATGCAGGAAGCACCGCCTGGAACCACACTAACAGCGGCTTCTGGGGTTTTGCCGGACGCAAAAATGCGACTCTGGGCAGTTCCAGGAGGATCATCGTTGGGGGGTCGGAGCAGAACTGGCGTTTTGGGTTCAATTACACCGACTGGGCGATCAAGAATGCTCCCTTTTACTTGAACGACACTTTAG TTTTCAAGTACGATCCGCCAAACGACACCACATTCCCCCACAGTGTCTACTTGCTACCCAACTTTTGGAGTTTCCAAAACTGCGACCTCAAAAGAGCAAAGAAGATCGGAGAAGTGAGCGATGGAGGTGGGGACGGTTTCGAGTTCGTGTTGAAGAGATGGCAGCCACACTACTTTGCATGTGGGGAAAGGGACGGATTCCACTGCAAGGTTGGACTAATGAAGTTCGGAGTCTGGCCCTTGATCCCTGGGTATAACTAA
- the LOC105172971 gene encoding peptidyl-prolyl cis-trans isomerase CYP40-like, translated as MGVVRSIEHVTTGENDRPRVDVVIADCGEIPEGADDGIANFFKDGDMYPDWPADLNENSSELSWWKTAVDSIKGYGNEHFKKQDYKMALWKYGKALRSSILEADKSMYLRKMKAQIFTNSSACKLKLGDLKRALLDRDFAMRDGEINAKALFHQDQVGDLSMTLSSFCGAISGKLFEHQKGSFLRMTSDICRR; from the exons ATGGGAGTTGTTCGTTCCATTGAGCATGTCACTACTGGTGAAAATGATCGTCCTAGAGTTGATGTTGTTATCGCCGACTGTGGAGAAATTCCAGAAGGAGCTGATGATGGAATTGCAAACTTCTTCAAAGATGGTGACATGTATCCTGACTGGCCTGCCGATCTCAATGAGAATTCTAGTGAGCTTTCTTGGTGGAAAACAGCTGTAGATTCGATAAAGGGTTATGGAAATGAACATTTTAAG AAGCAAGACTATAAGATGGCTCTATGGAAGTACGGAAAGGCTCTCCG GTCATCTATTCTTGAAGCAGACAAGAGTATGTATTTGAGAAAGATGAAGGCGCAGATATTTACCAACAGCTCT GCTTGTAAACTTAAACTAGGAGACTTAAAGAGAGCACTTCTGGACAGAGACTTTGCAATGCGTGATGGTGAAATTAATGCAAAGGCATTGTTCCACCAGGACCAGGTTGGTGATTTGTCCATGACATTGTCATCTTTTTGTGGTGCCATATCTGGAAAGTTGTTTGAGCACCAAAAGGGGTCATTTCTACGAATGACTTCTGACATTTGCCGGAGATGA
- the LOC105172843 gene encoding uncharacterized protein LOC105172843 — translation MAEDLCFFTKESLAIKPPKKNTLVLRMVVLILVMICGVYICSVCLGQFGVWSARHSLAVHVVERPCEVTEIEPSEKPYVHFPKPKTFSRDECACNPVRNFAILSTQRSGSGWFETLLNSHINISSNGEIFSVKVRRSNISTIRETLDKLYNLDMLTSASKNECTAAVGLKWMLNQGLMQNHEQIVEYFKSNGVSAIFLFRRNLLRRMISILANSYDQNAKPLNGTHKSHVHSTHEAKILARYKPTINTTLLIPNLKQVEDLVTKSLQYFKSTRHIILYYEDIITNRTKLVDVQEFLKVPQRDLHSRQVKIHKGPLSSQVENWEDVKKTLKGTQYKSFLEEDYKL, via the exons ATGGCCGAAGACCTCTGTTTCTTCACCAAG GAAAGCTTAGCTATTAAACCTCCTAAGAAAAATACACTGGTATTGAGGATGGTAGTTTTGATTTTGGTGATGATATGTGGAGTTTACATATGTTCGGTCTGTCTTGGACAATTTGGCGTGTGGTCGGCCCGACATTCATTGGCCGTTCATGTTGTAGAGAGACCTTGTGAAGTGACTGAGATTGAACCTTCAGAAAAACCTTATGTGCATTTCCCCAAGCCAAAGACTTTCAGCAG GGATGAATGTGCATGCAATCCCGTACGAAACTTTGCAATTTTGTCGACCCAGAGGTCTGGGAGTGGATGGTTTGAAACATTGTTGAACAGTCACATCAATATAAGCTCCAATGGGGAGATATTCTCAGTTAAGGTCCGGAGAAGTAACATATCAACAATTAGAGAAACTTTGGATAAACTTTATAATCTAGACATGCTTACAAGTGCGTCAAAAAATGAATGCACTGCTGCGGTTGGGTTGAAATGGATGCTTAATCAG GGCTTAATGCAGAATCACGAACAAATAGTGGAATACTTCAAGAGTAACGGTGTTTCAGCCATTTTCCTCTTCAGAAGGAACCTTTTGCGTCGGATGATTTCCATTCTTGCAAATTCTTATGACCAAAATGCCAAGCCACTGAATGGAACTCACAAATCTCATGTCCACTCGACGCACGAg GCTAAGATACTTGCTAGATACAAACCAACTATCAATACAACATTGCTCATACCGAATCTGAAGCAAGTTGAAGATCTGGTTACCAAATCCTTGCAATATTTCAAGAGCACTCGGCATATCATCCTCTACTATGAGGACATAATTACAAACCGTACA AAATTGGTGGACGTTCAAGAGTTCTTGAAGGTTCCACAACGAGACCTCCACAGTCGTCAAGTAAAGATACATAAAGGACCCTTGTCTTCACAGGTCGAAAATTGGGAGGATGTCAAAAAGACTTTGAAGGGAACACAGTACAAGAGTTTCCTAGAAGAAGATTACAAGTTGTAA
- the LOC105172844 gene encoding polyadenylate-binding protein RBP47-like isoform X2, whose product MNGGDSNQQQQQQMQQQWVAMQQYQQQWMAMQYPVMAMQQQMMYNQHYVPYYPQHQPHPHHTQPHPPKPTNQIQSSGEDNKTIWIGDLQQWMDEGYLHACFSQTGEVVSVKIIRNKQTGQSERYGFVEFNTHLAAENVLQSYNGTMMPNADQPFRLNWAAFSTGDRRPEAGSDLSIFVGDLATDVTDALLHDTFASKYPSVKGAKVVVDSNTGRSKGYGFVRFGDENDKSRAMTEMNGVYCSSRPMRIGVATPKKPSPQQLYSSQGHSDSDSSNTTVFVGGLDSDVTDEQLRESFTPYGEVVSVKIPAGKGCGFVQFANRSNAEDAIQRLNGTVIGKQTVRLSWGRNLGNKQNGAYYGRQGYNGYGYAGAANGPSSNGQGNHQQPVS is encoded by the exons ATGAACGGCGGAGATTCGAATcagcagcaacagcagcagATGCAGCAGCAGTGGGTGGCGATGCAGCAGTACCAGCAGCAGTGGATGGCGATGCAGTATCCGGTGATGGCGATGCAGCAGCAGATGATGTACAACCAGCATTACGTGCCGTACTACCCCCAACACCAGCCGCATCCGCACCATACTCAACCTCACCCACCCAAGCCCACTAATCAGATTCAGAGTTCGGGTGAAGATAACAAGACGATCTGGATTGGAGATCTCCAGCAGTGGATGGATGAAGGTTATCTCCATGCTTGTTTTTCTCAAACTGGAGAG GTTGTTTCTGTTAAGATAATCCGCAATAAGCAGACTGGTCAATCAGAGAGATATGGGTTTGTTGAGTTCAATACTCATTTAGCAGCAGAAAATGTTCTGCAGAGCTACAATGGCACCATGATGCCCAATGCAGATCAACCGTTTCGCTTAAACTGGGCAGCCTTTAGCACTGGTGATAGACGACCGGAAGCTGGTTCTGATTTGTCAATATTTGTTGGAGATTTGGCTACTGATGTTACTGATGCACTGTTACATGATACCTTTGCTAGCAAGTATCCATCTGTAAAAGGTGCAAAAGTGGTAGTTGATTCAAATACTGGTCGCTCGAAGGGTTATGGTTTTGTCAGGTTTggtgatgaaaatgataagTCCAGGGCCATGACTGAAATGAATGGTGTATATTGTTCAAGTAGGCCTATGCGAATTGGTGTTGCAACCCCGAAAAAACCTTCACCACAGCAGCTATATTCTTCACAAG GTCACTCAGACAGTGATTCATCCAACACTACA GTATTTGTGGGTGGGCTTGACTCTGATGTCACTGATGAACAGCTCAGAGAGTCTTTTACTCCATACGGCGAGGTTGTCTCTGTAAAAATACCAGCTGGAAAGGGATGTGGTTTTGTACAATTTGCAAACAG AAGCAATGCAGAGGATGCAATTCAAAGATTAAATGGCACAGTTATTGGCAAGCAGACTGTTCGTCTTTCTTGGGGTCGAAATCTGGGTAACAAGCAG AATGGGGCTTACTATGGAAGACAAGGTTACAATGGATACGGATATGCAGGTGCAGCCAATGGGCCATCTTCAAATGGTCAGGGGAACCACCAGCAGCCAGTAAGCTAA
- the LOC105172970 gene encoding 2-hydroxyisoflavanone dehydratase-like: protein MASDSKEIAYDMSPFFRLYKDNTIQRLGQPQVIPPSDDPKAAVRSKDVVIDQNTGISVRIFAPGCRDPSQKLPLVVYIHGGAYCVGSPSNPVFHNFVSILVEKSNAIVVSIDYRLAPESPLPIAYEDSWAAFQWIAVHANGNGPDPWLNEYADFRRVFLGGESAGANIANDVAIRAGTEQLLGVEIVGVYLVHPFFAGDEVAELYKVLCPTSSGRGDDPRLNPAVDPRIRNMAGRRVAFFLAEKDMLREGARGYYEGLKKSEWRGEAEIFETEGEGHCFHLFNLHSEKAEALMDRLVGFLNRA, encoded by the coding sequence ATGGCCTCAGATTCCAAGGAAATCGCCTACGACATGTCCCCCTTTTTCCGCTTGTACAAGGACAACACCATCCAGAGACTAGGACAGCCGCAGGTCATCCCACCGTCCGACGATCCAAAAGCTGCCGTCCGATCCAAAGACGTAGTCATTGACCAGAACACCGGCATATCTGTCCGAATTTTCGCGCCGGGTTGCCGTGATCCGTCGCAGAAGCTGCCGCTCGTAGTGTACATACACGGCGGCGCATACTGCGTTGGATCACCCTCGAACCCCGTCTTCCACAATTTCGTCTCTATATTAGTTGAAAAATCGAACGCTATCGTAGTTTCAATTGATTACAGATTGGCGCCCGAAAGCCCTCTGCCGATCGCGTACGAAGATTCCTGGGCCGCATTCCAGTGGATCGCGGTTCATGCTAACGGCAATGGCCCCGATCCGTGGCTCAACGAGTACGCCGACTTTCGGCGCGTGTTTCTTGGGGGCGAGAGTGCTGGAGCTAACATAGCGAACGACGTGGCGATCAGAGCGGGAACCGAACAACTCCTCGGCGTGGAAATCGTGGGGGTATATTTGGTGCATCCTTTCTTCGCAGGGGACGAAGTGGCAGAACTGTACAAGGTTCTCTGCCCTACAAGTAGCGGCCGCGGCGACGACCCGCGGCTGAACCCAGCGGTGGATCCAAGGATCAGGAACATGGCGGGGCGGCGCGTGGCGTTCTTCTTGGCGGAGAAGGATATGCTGAGGGAGGGGGCCAGGGGTTATTATGAAGGGTTGAAGAAGAGCGAGTGGCGTGGAGAAGCGGAGATTTTTGAGACTGAAGGGGAGGGCCACTGCTTTCATTTGTTCAATCTGCATTCCGAGAAAGCTGAGGCTCTAATGGATCGACTGGTCGGATTCTTGAATCGTGCGTAG
- the LOC105172844 gene encoding polyadenylate-binding protein RBP47-like isoform X1 gives MNGGDSNQQQQQQMQQQWVAMQQYQQQWMAMQYPVMAMQQQMMYNQHYVPYYPQHQPHPHHTQPHPPKPTNQIQSSGEDNKTIWIGDLQQWMDEGYLHACFSQTGEVVSVKIIRNKQTGQSERYGFVEFNTHLAAENVLQSYNGTMMPNADQPFRLNWAAFSTGDRRPEAGSDLSIFVGDLATDVTDALLHDTFASKYPSVKGAKVVVDSNTGRSKGYGFVRFGDENDKSRAMTEMNGVYCSSRPMRIGVATPKKPSPQQLYSSQAMVLSGGYASNGAGPVGHSDSDSSNTTVFVGGLDSDVTDEQLRESFTPYGEVVSVKIPAGKGCGFVQFANRSNAEDAIQRLNGTVIGKQTVRLSWGRNLGNKQNGAYYGRQGYNGYGYAGAANGPSSNGQGNHQQPVS, from the exons ATGAACGGCGGAGATTCGAATcagcagcaacagcagcagATGCAGCAGCAGTGGGTGGCGATGCAGCAGTACCAGCAGCAGTGGATGGCGATGCAGTATCCGGTGATGGCGATGCAGCAGCAGATGATGTACAACCAGCATTACGTGCCGTACTACCCCCAACACCAGCCGCATCCGCACCATACTCAACCTCACCCACCCAAGCCCACTAATCAGATTCAGAGTTCGGGTGAAGATAACAAGACGATCTGGATTGGAGATCTCCAGCAGTGGATGGATGAAGGTTATCTCCATGCTTGTTTTTCTCAAACTGGAGAG GTTGTTTCTGTTAAGATAATCCGCAATAAGCAGACTGGTCAATCAGAGAGATATGGGTTTGTTGAGTTCAATACTCATTTAGCAGCAGAAAATGTTCTGCAGAGCTACAATGGCACCATGATGCCCAATGCAGATCAACCGTTTCGCTTAAACTGGGCAGCCTTTAGCACTGGTGATAGACGACCGGAAGCTGGTTCTGATTTGTCAATATTTGTTGGAGATTTGGCTACTGATGTTACTGATGCACTGTTACATGATACCTTTGCTAGCAAGTATCCATCTGTAAAAGGTGCAAAAGTGGTAGTTGATTCAAATACTGGTCGCTCGAAGGGTTATGGTTTTGTCAGGTTTggtgatgaaaatgataagTCCAGGGCCATGACTGAAATGAATGGTGTATATTGTTCAAGTAGGCCTATGCGAATTGGTGTTGCAACCCCGAAAAAACCTTCACCACAGCAGCTATATTCTTCACAAG CCATGGTCTTATCTGGTGGATATGCATCAAATGGCGCTGGACCTGTAGGTCACTCAGACAGTGATTCATCCAACACTACA GTATTTGTGGGTGGGCTTGACTCTGATGTCACTGATGAACAGCTCAGAGAGTCTTTTACTCCATACGGCGAGGTTGTCTCTGTAAAAATACCAGCTGGAAAGGGATGTGGTTTTGTACAATTTGCAAACAG AAGCAATGCAGAGGATGCAATTCAAAGATTAAATGGCACAGTTATTGGCAAGCAGACTGTTCGTCTTTCTTGGGGTCGAAATCTGGGTAACAAGCAG AATGGGGCTTACTATGGAAGACAAGGTTACAATGGATACGGATATGCAGGTGCAGCCAATGGGCCATCTTCAAATGGTCAGGGGAACCACCAGCAGCCAGTAAGCTAA